In the Natrinema amylolyticum genome, one interval contains:
- a CDS encoding magnesium transporter, whose product MFGHDSALDVYRQALPVILVSLVAGLFAGTLLGTETMREGIESVPGILLLLPAFLATRGGVYGSLGARLSSGLHQGVIEPRFEWSGRLRSAIIASFLNGLIVSVFIAVLAWGVMLALGRPANLLELLIVLFVAAVLSAVAMLGVLLTVIFKGYRRGLDPDNVIGPVVTTVGDVFGVVFLLTGIAVAGAVL is encoded by the coding sequence ATGTTTGGCCACGATTCCGCCCTCGACGTCTATCGGCAGGCACTGCCGGTGATCCTCGTCAGCCTCGTCGCGGGCCTGTTCGCCGGCACGCTGCTCGGCACCGAGACGATGCGCGAGGGAATCGAGAGCGTCCCCGGAATTCTCCTCCTCTTGCCCGCGTTTCTGGCCACTCGCGGCGGCGTCTACGGCTCGCTGGGCGCGCGGCTCTCGAGCGGGCTCCACCAGGGCGTGATCGAGCCCCGATTCGAGTGGTCCGGCCGGCTCCGGAGCGCGATCATCGCCTCCTTCCTGAACGGCCTGATCGTCTCCGTCTTCATCGCCGTCCTCGCCTGGGGCGTCATGCTCGCGCTCGGTCGGCCGGCGAACCTGCTCGAGTTGCTCATCGTCCTGTTCGTCGCCGCCGTGTTGAGCGCGGTCGCAATGCTGGGCGTGTTGCTCACCGTGATTTTCAAGGGCTATCGGCGAGGGCTCGACCCGGACAACGTCATCGGGCCGGTCGTGACCACCGTCGGCGACGTCTTCGGCGTCGTCTTCCTGCTGACCGGCATCGCCGTCGCGGGGGCAGTCCTGTGA
- a CDS encoding potassium channel family protein: MREISYEPRNVRDVLVELKDSSELAVDLAYSAVRDGDASLADEVLELESRANYLQYHVRIALMLAAKRAEEAEQLVGLFQVAASAVRITEAAADIARIVRDDGGVPDAFEHAFPDADERLVRATVAADSDLAGARLRDLELDLETGVRLIAIRREGEWSFAPVGDDRLADGDVIVGRGPREGIEVVYRRATGEPLPAPAAPSAGTESEEIARAAETVIDLKDMAELAVGLAYGAARLDSDDLAREVLALEDESDEHKTRLETWVIEADDEVGSAAQRRGLLHLAAASEVICDAAVDIAEVVLREVELPPVFGAALEDSEEAIGAVVVGAGSDFDGATVADLELEAGAGVVVLAIHGGDGWTFDPEPDRACAAGETLLVRGPPAGVDHLREGAGDSEEGRSRPSRK, encoded by the coding sequence ATGCGCGAAATCTCCTACGAGCCCCGGAACGTCCGGGACGTTCTCGTCGAACTCAAGGACTCGTCCGAACTCGCGGTCGATCTCGCGTACTCCGCCGTCCGCGACGGTGACGCCTCCCTCGCCGACGAGGTGCTCGAACTCGAGTCCCGCGCCAACTACCTGCAGTATCACGTCCGGATCGCGCTGATGCTCGCCGCCAAGCGGGCCGAGGAAGCCGAGCAACTGGTCGGGCTCTTCCAGGTCGCCGCGAGCGCCGTCCGCATCACCGAGGCCGCGGCCGATATCGCGCGGATCGTCCGCGACGACGGCGGCGTCCCCGACGCCTTCGAGCACGCCTTTCCCGACGCCGACGAGCGGCTCGTCCGGGCGACCGTCGCGGCCGACTCCGACCTCGCGGGAGCCCGCCTGCGAGACCTCGAGCTCGATCTCGAGACGGGCGTGCGGCTCATCGCGATCCGCCGCGAGGGCGAGTGGTCGTTCGCGCCCGTGGGCGACGACCGACTCGCTGACGGAGACGTGATCGTCGGCCGCGGTCCGCGCGAGGGTATCGAAGTCGTCTACCGACGGGCGACCGGCGAGCCCCTCCCGGCTCCCGCGGCGCCGTCGGCGGGGACCGAGAGCGAGGAGATCGCGCGAGCCGCCGAGACCGTCATCGACCTCAAGGACATGGCCGAACTCGCGGTCGGGCTGGCATACGGGGCCGCCCGACTCGACAGCGACGACCTCGCCCGGGAAGTGCTCGCGCTCGAGGACGAGTCCGACGAGCACAAGACGCGCCTCGAGACGTGGGTCATCGAGGCCGACGACGAGGTCGGGAGCGCCGCCCAGCGCCGCGGCCTGCTCCATCTCGCGGCGGCCTCCGAGGTGATCTGTGACGCCGCGGTCGACATCGCCGAGGTCGTCCTGCGCGAGGTCGAACTGCCGCCGGTCTTCGGCGCCGCTCTCGAGGACAGCGAGGAGGCCATCGGCGCCGTTGTCGTCGGCGCTGGAAGCGACTTCGACGGGGCGACCGTCGCCGACCTCGAACTCGAGGCGGGGGCGGGCGTGGTCGTCCTCGCGATCCACGGCGGCGACGGCTGGACGTTCGACCCGGAACCCGACCGTGCGTGTGCGGCCGGTGAGACCCTGCTGGTTCGCGGACCGCCGGCCGGTGTCGATCACTTGCGAGAGGGGGCGGGCGATAGCGAGGAGGGGCGCTCCCGACCGTCGAGAAAATGA
- a CDS encoding PQQ-dependent sugar dehydrogenase, translated as MNRRTIAIAVGATAVLLVSLVAVFGLPLHLLFTPTETGAVAGLADDDVESEVVAEDLDVPWEVRVLEDDRYLVTERTGDLLLIEDGERHVLERFDELDEPLLGEGGLLGIAAHPDFAENRYVYVYQTVDRESVENTVRRFEVDFEDRELENETTIIDGIPSDRIHNGGRIAFGPDDRLYVTTGDASESELAQDRDSLAGKILRLEDDGSIPDDNPFGTEVYSYGHRNPQGLTWDDEGRLWATEHGSSARDELNVIESGRNYGWPTITGPETQPEMESPAFHSTQYETWAPAGAAAHDGSVFFAGLRGERLYEAQTTGGGVTAFVAHFAGDFGRIRAVTLGPDREYLYLTTSNTDGRGEERANDDRIVRVPVDAFRAD; from the coding sequence ATGAATCGGCGCACGATCGCGATCGCCGTCGGCGCCACCGCGGTCCTGCTCGTCTCCCTCGTGGCGGTCTTCGGGCTCCCGCTCCACTTACTTTTCACTCCGACTGAAACCGGGGCGGTAGCCGGACTCGCTGACGACGACGTCGAATCGGAGGTCGTCGCCGAGGACCTGGACGTCCCGTGGGAGGTACGCGTCCTCGAGGACGACCGGTACCTCGTGACCGAGCGGACCGGTGACCTCCTGCTGATCGAGGACGGCGAGCGACACGTCCTCGAGCGCTTCGACGAACTGGACGAGCCGCTGCTGGGAGAGGGAGGATTGCTCGGTATCGCGGCCCATCCCGACTTCGCGGAAAACCGGTACGTGTACGTCTATCAGACGGTCGACCGGGAGTCCGTCGAGAACACGGTCCGCCGCTTCGAGGTCGATTTCGAGGACCGCGAACTGGAAAACGAGACGACGATCATCGACGGGATACCGAGCGATCGCATCCACAACGGCGGTCGTATCGCCTTCGGCCCTGACGACCGCCTGTACGTGACCACCGGGGACGCGTCCGAGTCCGAACTAGCACAGGACCGGGACTCGCTGGCGGGCAAGATCCTCCGGCTCGAGGACGACGGGTCGATCCCTGACGACAACCCGTTCGGGACAGAGGTGTACTCGTACGGCCATCGGAATCCGCAGGGACTCACCTGGGACGACGAGGGACGGCTCTGGGCGACGGAGCACGGCTCGAGTGCGCGGGACGAACTCAACGTGATCGAATCTGGCCGCAACTACGGGTGGCCTACCATCACCGGCCCGGAGACGCAGCCCGAGATGGAATCCCCCGCGTTCCACTCCACGCAGTACGAGACGTGGGCGCCGGCCGGCGCGGCGGCCCACGACGGGAGCGTCTTCTTCGCCGGGCTCCGCGGGGAGCGCCTGTACGAGGCGCAAACGACCGGTGGAGGAGTGACCGCCTTCGTCGCACACTTCGCCGGCGACTTCGGCCGGATACGGGCGGTGACGCTCGGGCCGGACCGCGAGTACCTCTACCTCACGACCAGTAACACCGACGGCCGCGGTGAGGAACGAGCGAACGACGACCGGATCGTTCGCGTTCCGGTCGACGCGTTCCGGGCTGACTGA
- a CDS encoding EamA family transporter, whose product MVSTAILFALGALLLYGGWAVTGGVATRSLSPVNAVFLSYVASLVIVGGYVLSLRRPIAGTRVDIAFALVSGAFLAAASISFYAGLARGNMAIVSAIAALYFVIPAIVGVFYFDAQLSATNVAGLALAVVAVGLVAT is encoded by the coding sequence ATGGTCAGTACGGCGATCCTGTTCGCACTCGGCGCGTTGCTTCTGTACGGCGGTTGGGCGGTGACCGGCGGCGTCGCGACGCGGTCGCTCTCGCCCGTGAACGCGGTGTTTCTCTCCTACGTCGCGAGTCTCGTAATCGTCGGCGGGTACGTGCTCTCGCTGCGCCGTCCCATCGCCGGAACCCGGGTCGACATCGCGTTCGCGCTCGTCTCCGGCGCGTTTCTCGCAGCGGCCTCCATCAGCTTCTACGCCGGCCTCGCCCGCGGGAACATGGCGATCGTCTCCGCGATCGCCGCGCTGTACTTCGTCATCCCGGCGATCGTCGGCGTCTTCTACTTCGACGCACAGCTCAGCGCGACGAACGTGGCCGGGCTGGCGCTCGCGGTCGTCGCCGTCGGGCTCGTCGCGACCTGA
- a CDS encoding DUF2391 family protein, producing the protein MPRPEDPREETTIDDVYEQLEALEETVDTSHERTEVHRTMRLVSRLSHNATVGKVITGFTRKDKAEAFVGSVVIGLPMVVEDGVFGIGSFLATHPVLLLVNLVFTVGLVIGILYVADFREVQIHNPYFGLIPRRPVWVLLIAFATAAGLMTLWGRIAWDEPWVNLCQVSVVFTAMALGGSLGDILPGEAEHRPVDDGRRDGGLEDA; encoded by the coding sequence ATGCCCAGGCCGGAGGACCCGCGCGAAGAGACGACCATCGACGACGTCTACGAGCAACTCGAGGCGCTCGAGGAGACGGTCGATACGTCCCACGAGCGGACGGAGGTACACCGGACGATGCGGCTGGTCAGCCGACTCTCGCATAACGCGACGGTCGGGAAGGTGATCACCGGGTTCACCCGCAAGGACAAGGCGGAGGCGTTCGTGGGCAGCGTCGTCATCGGCCTCCCGATGGTGGTCGAAGACGGCGTGTTCGGTATCGGGTCGTTCCTAGCGACTCACCCCGTCTTGCTGCTAGTGAACCTCGTGTTTACGGTCGGACTGGTCATCGGTATCCTCTACGTCGCCGATTTCCGGGAGGTCCAGATCCACAATCCCTACTTCGGTCTGATTCCGCGCCGCCCCGTCTGGGTGTTGCTGATCGCGTTCGCGACCGCCGCGGGGTTGATGACGCTGTGGGGCCGGATCGCGTGGGACGAGCCGTGGGTCAACCTCTGTCAGGTCTCGGTGGTCTTCACCGCGATGGCGCTCGGCGGCTCGCTGGGCGACATCCTCCCCGGCGAAGCCGAGCATCGGCCGGTCGACGACGGTCGCCGTGACGGCGGTCTCGAGGACGCGTAG
- a CDS encoding aldehyde ferredoxin oxidoreductase family protein, whose protein sequence is MKHVRGPLCSIDVGERTAETEDIDDLLESYIGGRALGTKLAHERIPFDVDPLGADNRLYFATGPLQHSTMSFTGRMSATGVSPLTDGLLSSNAGGFLSRNFTGTGYSAVEITGASDELVILHVTDEGVEFEEVPELAEATVPETCEYIEDEHGLGSEHTTVIGPAGENRVRFASIMTSKERAFGRGGLGAVLGAKNVKAITFDGDSTNEIEFPALQMEIHGEAAQSDSPMRDQGTTSVAEYANMVEALPTRYFSELSFEGIDGISGDRVEAKKYKKGTCSSCAFACKLPTRDEESGLETEGPEYETLMAFGSNSGIDDIVDLMKSNKLCDEYGLDTISAGDTVAAYLASEDEFGNADLIHDLVEKIAYREGVGDTLAEGVDRVHDELGVENWSVKGMEFSAHDGRTLNGQGLAFATSNRGADHMYAEFYPYEYPLVDADDAFDKEGLEGKPPKVVELENINAIKDSGVLCKFSRDFMTEERVETLLDAEYDELLELGGEVVAMERHFNNQRGFDRGDDTLPYEVPGFDQGLDEYYAERGWNDDGTVPDAQFEGGSAATPADD, encoded by the coding sequence ATGAAACACGTACGGGGACCGCTGTGTTCGATCGACGTCGGTGAGCGAACCGCCGAGACCGAGGACATCGACGACCTCCTCGAGTCGTATATCGGCGGACGGGCGCTCGGAACGAAGCTCGCTCACGAACGGATCCCGTTCGACGTCGACCCGCTTGGGGCGGACAACCGCCTGTACTTCGCGACGGGGCCGCTCCAGCACTCGACGATGAGCTTTACCGGCCGAATGTCGGCGACGGGCGTCTCGCCGCTGACCGACGGCCTGCTGTCCTCGAACGCCGGCGGCTTCCTCTCGCGGAACTTCACCGGCACGGGGTACAGCGCCGTCGAGATCACCGGTGCGAGCGACGAACTCGTGATCCTCCACGTCACCGACGAGGGCGTCGAGTTCGAGGAAGTCCCGGAACTCGCCGAGGCGACCGTCCCAGAGACTTGCGAGTACATCGAGGACGAACACGGCCTCGGCTCGGAGCACACTACGGTCATCGGCCCGGCCGGTGAGAATCGGGTCCGGTTCGCCTCGATCATGACCTCCAAGGAGCGGGCCTTCGGCCGCGGCGGACTCGGTGCCGTCCTCGGCGCGAAGAACGTCAAGGCGATCACCTTCGACGGCGACTCGACCAACGAGATCGAGTTCCCGGCGCTCCAGATGGAGATCCACGGCGAGGCCGCCCAGTCCGACAGTCCGATGCGAGATCAGGGCACGACCTCCGTCGCTGAGTACGCGAACATGGTCGAGGCGCTGCCGACCCGCTACTTCTCGGAGCTGTCCTTCGAGGGTATCGACGGGATCAGCGGCGACCGCGTCGAGGCGAAGAAGTACAAGAAGGGGACCTGCTCGTCGTGTGCCTTCGCCTGCAAACTGCCGACTCGAGACGAGGAGTCGGGCCTCGAGACCGAGGGCCCCGAGTACGAGACGCTGATGGCCTTCGGCTCGAACTCGGGCATCGACGACATCGTCGACCTGATGAAGTCGAACAAGCTGTGCGACGAGTACGGGCTCGACACCATCTCGGCGGGCGACACCGTCGCGGCCTACCTCGCGAGCGAGGACGAGTTCGGCAACGCCGACCTCATTCACGACCTCGTCGAGAAGATCGCCTACCGCGAGGGCGTCGGCGACACGCTCGCGGAGGGCGTCGACCGCGTCCACGACGAGCTCGGCGTCGAGAACTGGTCGGTCAAGGGAATGGAGTTCTCCGCCCACGACGGCCGCACGTTAAACGGGCAGGGGCTCGCGTTCGCCACCTCGAACCGCGGCGCTGACCACATGTACGCCGAGTTCTACCCCTACGAGTACCCGCTGGTCGACGCCGACGACGCCTTCGACAAGGAGGGGCTCGAGGGCAAGCCGCCCAAGGTCGTCGAACTCGAGAACATCAACGCGATCAAGGACAGCGGCGTCCTCTGTAAGTTCTCGCGGGACTTCATGACCGAAGAGCGCGTCGAGACGCTGCTCGACGCCGAGTACGACGAACTCCTAGAACTCGGCGGTGAGGTCGTCGCGATGGAACGCCACTTCAACAATCAGCGCGGCTTCGACCGGGGCGACGACACCCTTCCCTACGAGGTCCCTGGCTTCGATCAGGGCCTCGACGAGTACTACGCAGAACGCGGCTGGAACGACGACGGGACGGTCCCCGACGCGCAGTTCGAGGGCGGCAGCGCCGCGACGCCGGCCGACGACTGA